Proteins encoded within one genomic window of Bacillus sp. 1NLA3E:
- a CDS encoding alpha/beta hydrolase family protein, whose translation MEKEGTILSKWRYPSPNSNISLTIVTYYSQGLRVKGLLAEPKRAAVYEGFLYLRGGIRNVGKVRAARICQFAAEGFIVFAPFYRGNQGGEGSEDFGGEDRHDAFAAYSVLKNHPQVKNIHIFGFSRGGVMALQTAIQFPEAVSLVTWGGVSDMELTYYEREDLRRMMKRVIGGTPSKYPERYRYRTPLYQLNRLQSPVLIIHGCQDTNVSVEHAFRLQQRLNEYQKPVTCWYFKEFTHYFPPLINRQIVKDLTNWMKNQSNK comes from the coding sequence ATGGAAAAAGAAGGAACTATTTTATCAAAATGGAGATACCCCTCCCCAAATTCAAACATCTCTTTAACGATTGTTACCTACTATTCACAGGGGCTAAGAGTAAAAGGGTTATTGGCTGAGCCAAAAAGGGCTGCAGTTTATGAAGGTTTTTTGTATTTAAGAGGAGGAATTAGAAATGTTGGAAAAGTAAGAGCAGCTCGAATTTGTCAGTTTGCAGCAGAAGGATTTATTGTGTTTGCGCCATTTTACCGGGGGAATCAAGGGGGAGAAGGAAGCGAGGATTTTGGCGGTGAAGACCGCCATGATGCTTTTGCGGCTTATTCGGTGTTGAAAAATCACCCTCAAGTGAAAAATATCCATATCTTTGGCTTTTCGCGTGGAGGTGTTATGGCCCTGCAGACTGCGATTCAATTCCCTGAAGCGGTGTCACTCGTAACTTGGGGCGGTGTGAGTGATATGGAGTTAACCTATTATGAACGAGAAGATTTGCGGAGAATGATGAAACGGGTTATTGGCGGGACACCTAGCAAATATCCCGAAAGATACCGTTATCGAACACCATTGTATCAATTGAATCGGCTGCAATCACCAGTGTTAATTATTCACGGCTGCCAAGACACAAATGTCTCGGTCGAACATGCTTTTCGCCTACAGCAACGTTTAAATGAGTACCAAAAACCCGTTACATGTTGGTACTTTAAGGAGTTCACTCATTATTTCCCACCGTTAATAAATCGACAAATCGTAAAAGATCTAACGAATTGGATGAAAAATCAATCAAATAAATGA
- a CDS encoding ABC transporter permease yields the protein MKHLPQSNINLLHHNYIQSLKREKNWVRFYQLIIFFVFFSGWELASRKLWIDPLIFSSPSKIYLLFIEKMADGSLLTNIGVTLTETVFGFILGTLLGTILASILWWSPQVSKILDPYLVILNAMPKVALGPILIVALGPGFTSIISMGAIISIIITAIVVYTSFKEVDPNYLKVLQTLGATRIQSFWEVILPASFPTIISTLKVNVGLSWVGVMVGEFLVSSKGLGYMVVYGFQVFNFTLVLLSLLIIAVFATLMYQLVSLLEKKIIKN from the coding sequence TTGAAGCATCTACCCCAGTCAAACATCAACCTTCTACACCATAATTATATCCAATCACTAAAACGGGAAAAAAACTGGGTCCGATTTTACCAGCTTATCATTTTCTTCGTATTTTTCTCAGGATGGGAATTAGCAAGTCGAAAGCTATGGATTGATCCATTAATCTTTAGCTCTCCATCAAAAATATATCTATTATTTATTGAAAAAATGGCAGATGGCTCCTTACTTACTAATATCGGTGTGACGCTGACTGAAACGGTATTTGGATTTATTCTAGGAACACTGCTTGGTACCATCTTAGCCTCAATTCTATGGTGGTCCCCACAGGTTTCAAAAATACTTGATCCCTATTTAGTCATATTAAATGCGATGCCAAAGGTTGCACTTGGTCCGATTCTCATCGTTGCTTTAGGACCCGGATTTACATCAATCATTTCAATGGGCGCCATCATCTCTATCATCATTACGGCCATTGTGGTTTACACGTCTTTTAAAGAAGTGGACCCTAATTATCTCAAGGTATTACAAACACTAGGAGCAACAAGAATTCAAAGCTTTTGGGAGGTAATTTTACCCGCGTCGTTTCCAACCATTATTTCAACTCTTAAGGTCAATGTGGGCCTATCATGGGTCGGCGTGATGGTTGGTGAATTCCTCGTTTCGTCAAAAGGACTTGGCTATATGGTCGTTTATGGATTCCAAGTCTTTAACTTTACACTTGTCTTACTGTCACTCCTGATTATCGCCGTGTTTGCCACGTTGATGTATCAATTGGTATCCTTATTAGAAAAAAAGATCATAAAAAACTGA
- a CDS encoding ABC transporter substrate-binding protein: MKYLNKFWLTLLMVAVLIIPLVACNNTNTKTTKRLEKVRVAEVTRSLFYAPQYVALEKGFFKDEGLDVSLTTTFGGDKTMTTLISDGADIALVGSETSIYVYAQGSNDPVINFAQLTQTDGTFLVSRKKINNFSWDLLKGSTFLGQRKGGMPQMVGEFVLKQQGIDPQNDLNLIQNVDFANIANAFASGTGDYVQLFEPTASVFEKEGKGHIVASFGSESGHVPYTTFMAKQSYMKRNKDTVEKFTRAIYRAQQWVNTHSSKEIATTIQSYFPDIDLGILEMSIDRYKTQGSFATDPILDKKEWNNLQNIMSESGELSKKVNYKTLVNTAIAEKTIK; encoded by the coding sequence ATGAAATACTTAAACAAATTTTGGCTTACTTTGCTGATGGTCGCCGTGCTCATAATCCCATTAGTAGCTTGTAACAATACCAATACAAAAACTACCAAAAGGCTTGAAAAAGTTAGGGTTGCTGAGGTGACGCGCTCGTTGTTTTATGCCCCACAATATGTGGCGCTGGAAAAGGGTTTCTTTAAGGATGAAGGCCTAGATGTTTCGCTCACCACAACTTTTGGTGGTGATAAAACGATGACCACCCTCATTTCAGATGGCGCAGATATTGCGTTGGTTGGATCAGAGACATCGATTTATGTTTATGCACAGGGATCAAATGACCCAGTCATCAATTTTGCACAATTGACTCAAACCGATGGCACCTTCCTTGTTTCGCGAAAGAAAATCAACAATTTTTCGTGGGATCTGTTAAAAGGAAGTACCTTCTTAGGGCAACGAAAGGGCGGAATGCCACAAATGGTGGGTGAATTCGTGCTGAAACAACAAGGGATTGACCCGCAAAACGATTTAAATTTAATTCAGAACGTCGACTTTGCAAATATTGCCAATGCATTTGCGTCAGGAACAGGTGATTATGTGCAATTGTTTGAGCCCACTGCTAGTGTATTTGAAAAAGAGGGGAAAGGACATATTGTTGCCTCCTTTGGATCAGAATCTGGCCATGTACCCTACACAACCTTCATGGCAAAACAAAGCTATATGAAGAGGAACAAAGATACGGTAGAAAAGTTCACTCGCGCCATTTATCGAGCACAACAGTGGGTAAATACCCATAGCTCAAAAGAAATTGCCACCACAATCCAATCCTATTTTCCAGACATTGATTTAGGAATCCTTGAAATGTCGATTGACCGTTATAAAACCCAAGGCTCATTTGCAACAGATCCAATCCTAGATAAAAAGGAATGGAATAATCTACAAAATATTATGAGTGAATCAGGTGAACTTTCTAAAAAAGTTAATTATAAAACGTTAGTTAATACAGCCATTGCTGAAAAAACCATTAAATAA
- a CDS encoding DUF2584 domain-containing protein — MGMPLELNTLIVTKGREKRLDEHNRFSLTKEGYRLYPIDIPLEVRKTRESEINGTALIKKVEWEQNETTITYQLITLHSTN; from the coding sequence ATGGGAATGCCGCTGGAATTAAATACACTGATTGTAACAAAGGGTAGAGAGAAACGGCTGGATGAGCATAACAGGTTCTCTTTAACAAAAGAGGGTTATCGACTTTATCCAATTGACATTCCATTAGAAGTTCGAAAAACACGGGAAAGTGAAATTAACGGTACAGCTCTAATAAAAAAGGTTGAGTGGGAACAAAACGAAACGACCATCACCTACCAATTAATCACTTTGCACTCGACAAACTAA
- the metK gene encoding methionine adenosyltransferase: protein MSTKRRLFTSESVTEGHPDKMCDQISDSILDAILAKDANARVAAETSVTTGLVLVAGEITTSTYVDIPKIVRETIKGIGYDRAKYGFDSETCAVLTSIGEQSPDIAMGVNQALEAREGLMSDEEIEAIGAGDQGLMFGYACNETKELMPLPISLAHKLARRLAEVRKDKVLEYLRPDGKTQVTVEYDENDKPVRIDTIVISTQHNPEVMLEQIQRNLKEYVINPVVPKELIDENTKYFINPTGRFVIGGPQGDAGLTGRKIIVDTYGGYARHGGGAFSGKDPTKVDRSAAYAARYVAKNIVAAGLAEKCEVQLAYAIGVARPVSIAVDTFGTGKVSENVLVDLVRNNFDLRPAGIIKMLDLRRPIYKQTAAYGHFGRTDVDLPWERTDKAEGILKQANL from the coding sequence ATGTCCACAAAACGTCGTTTGTTCACTTCTGAATCAGTAACTGAAGGTCATCCAGATAAGATGTGTGACCAAATTTCTGATTCCATTTTAGATGCTATTTTAGCGAAGGATGCTAATGCCCGTGTTGCTGCTGAAACTTCAGTAACAACTGGATTAGTTCTAGTTGCTGGCGAAATTACTACATCTACTTATGTGGATATTCCAAAGATTGTTCGTGAAACGATTAAAGGTATCGGGTACGATCGTGCTAAATATGGTTTTGATTCTGAGACTTGTGCGGTTTTAACTTCTATTGGTGAACAAAGTCCTGATATTGCTATGGGTGTTAATCAGGCCCTTGAAGCACGTGAAGGTCTAATGTCTGATGAAGAAATCGAAGCAATTGGAGCAGGAGACCAAGGCTTAATGTTTGGCTATGCTTGTAATGAAACAAAAGAGCTTATGCCACTCCCAATTTCGCTTGCACACAAGCTTGCTCGTCGATTAGCAGAAGTGCGTAAGGATAAAGTTCTTGAGTACCTTCGTCCAGATGGAAAAACTCAAGTAACTGTGGAATATGATGAAAATGACAAGCCAGTTCGTATTGATACAATTGTCATCTCAACTCAGCATAATCCTGAGGTAATGTTAGAGCAAATTCAACGCAATTTAAAGGAATATGTTATCAATCCGGTTGTTCCAAAAGAACTAATCGATGAAAATACAAAGTATTTTATTAATCCAACTGGACGTTTCGTTATTGGCGGTCCTCAAGGAGATGCTGGTCTTACTGGTCGTAAAATTATCGTTGATACTTATGGTGGCTATGCTCGTCACGGCGGTGGCGCGTTTTCTGGTAAAGATCCAACAAAAGTTGACCGTTCTGCTGCTTATGCTGCACGTTATGTTGCGAAAAACATTGTTGCTGCTGGTCTCGCTGAAAAGTGCGAAGTTCAGCTTGCTTATGCGATTGGCGTTGCACGACCTGTATCGATTGCTGTTGATACATTTGGAACAGGAAAAGTAAGTGAGAATGTTCTCGTTGACCTCGTACGCAACAACTTTGACCTTCGTCCTGCTGGAATCATCAAAATGCTAGATCTTCGTCGTCCCATTTATAAGCAAACGGCTGCTTACGGCCACTTTGGAAGAACAGATGTTGATCTTCCATGGGAACGTACCGATAAAGCAGAAGGCATATTAAAACAAGCTAACCTATAA
- the pckA gene encoding phosphoenolpyruvate carboxykinase (ATP), with the protein MNSVSISNELSKLLSGNNIKIQLSVPQLVEKVLERKEGIISSTGAVRATTGKYTGRSPKDKYIVEEASSKDKVEWGSINTPISEEAFSKLYNKVVTYLQKQEEVFVFRGFAGADKKYRLPIQIINEYAWHNLFSHQLFIRPDEKELEEHNNAFSVICAPNFKADPAVDGTASETFIIISFERRTVLIGGTEYAGEIKKSIFSIMNYLLPESGILSMHCSSNVGAEGDVALFFGLSGTGKTTLSADPDRKLIGDDEHGWSANGVFNIEGGCYAKCINLSREKEPQIFDAIRFGSVLENVVLDDESRIADYDDTTLTENTRAAYPLQAISNIVDPSVAGHPNTIIFLTADAFGVLPPISKLTKEQAMYHFLSGYTSKLAGTERGVTSPEATFSTCFGSPFLPLPATRYAEMLGNKIDEHNANVFLVNTGWTGGEYGVGSRMKLSYTRSMVQAALVGELNHIETATDAIFGLEVPLHVPGVPDEVLQPNKTWANQDSYVAKAKELAGKFHENFKKFANVPQEIVENGGPIAR; encoded by the coding sequence ATGAATTCTGTAAGTATTTCTAATGAACTAAGTAAATTATTAAGTGGTAATAACATTAAGATTCAACTTTCAGTTCCCCAGTTAGTTGAAAAAGTATTAGAGCGAAAAGAAGGAATTATTTCATCAACTGGCGCTGTCCGTGCCACCACTGGAAAATATACTGGCCGTTCACCTAAAGACAAGTATATTGTAGAAGAAGCTTCATCAAAGGACAAGGTCGAATGGGGTTCTATAAATACACCGATCTCTGAAGAAGCATTTTCAAAGCTTTACAATAAAGTCGTAACTTATTTACAAAAACAAGAGGAAGTTTTTGTCTTCCGTGGTTTCGCAGGGGCAGATAAAAAATATCGTTTGCCAATCCAAATAATCAATGAGTATGCTTGGCATAATCTTTTTTCTCATCAATTATTCATTCGTCCAGACGAAAAAGAACTAGAAGAGCACAATAATGCATTTTCGGTTATCTGCGCACCTAACTTTAAAGCAGATCCTGCTGTTGATGGTACTGCGTCAGAAACCTTTATCATTATTTCTTTCGAACGCAGAACAGTTTTAATTGGCGGTACAGAATATGCTGGAGAAATCAAAAAATCGATTTTTTCTATTATGAATTACTTGCTTCCTGAAAGCGGAATTCTATCTATGCACTGTTCGTCAAATGTTGGGGCAGAAGGCGATGTTGCTTTATTCTTTGGTCTTTCTGGAACTGGGAAAACAACTTTATCAGCAGACCCAGACCGTAAATTAATCGGTGACGACGAGCATGGTTGGTCAGCAAATGGTGTCTTCAATATTGAAGGCGGTTGTTATGCAAAATGCATCAATTTATCTCGTGAAAAAGAACCACAAATTTTTGATGCAATCCGCTTTGGTTCTGTCCTTGAAAATGTTGTTCTTGACGACGAAAGCCGTATCGCCGATTATGATGACACTACCTTAACAGAAAACACTCGTGCAGCTTATCCATTACAAGCAATTAGCAATATTGTTGATCCAAGTGTTGCTGGTCATCCTAATACCATTATTTTCTTAACAGCTGATGCTTTTGGAGTATTACCTCCAATCTCGAAGCTTACTAAAGAACAAGCTATGTACCATTTCTTAAGTGGTTATACTTCTAAACTAGCAGGAACAGAGCGTGGAGTTACATCTCCTGAAGCAACTTTCTCAACTTGCTTCGGATCTCCATTCTTACCGCTTCCAGCTACTCGGTATGCGGAAATGCTTGGAAATAAAATTGATGAGCACAATGCTAATGTTTTCTTAGTTAACACAGGTTGGACTGGTGGAGAGTATGGGGTTGGTTCGAGAATGAAGCTTTCTTATACACGTTCAATGGTTCAAGCCGCACTTGTTGGTGAATTAAATCATATCGAAACTGCTACAGATGCTATTTTTGGCTTAGAGGTACCACTACATGTTCCAGGTGTACCTGACGAAGTGCTACAACCGAACAAAACTTGGGCAAACCAAGATTCTTATGTAGCAAAAGCAAAAGAATTAGCTGGTAAATTTCACGAGAATTTCAAAAAGTTCGCTAATGTTCCACAAGAAATTGTTGAAAACGGCGGACCTATTGCACGATAA
- a CDS encoding ABC transporter ATP-binding protein — protein sequence MTFLKINNIHHTYFTKTSAITALSNISLEVKEGEFISFLGPSGCGKTTLLSVIAGLIDPTSGSVTLEDMPVKKAGNRIGYMLQQDYLFPWKTIIENILIGLKLTNRLTPENEEYALSLLDQMGLKGVESQYPKQLSGGMRQRVALVRTLAMEPKLLMLDEPFSALDYQTKLRLENLVSKTLSSFGKTAILVTHDIGEAIVMSDRIYLLSSQPGSLFKIFDVPDELKSLTPFNTRNHETYPALFQTIWKELESLEASTPVKHQPSTP from the coding sequence ATGACATTTTTAAAAATAAACAACATTCACCATACCTATTTTACTAAAACATCGGCTATAACTGCCCTCTCCAATATTTCGCTTGAGGTTAAGGAAGGAGAGTTTATCTCTTTTCTTGGACCAAGCGGCTGTGGAAAGACCACGTTACTTTCCGTTATTGCCGGCTTGATAGACCCTACATCAGGATCAGTAACCTTAGAGGATATGCCCGTCAAAAAGGCAGGAAATCGAATTGGCTATATGCTCCAACAAGATTATTTATTTCCATGGAAGACCATTATTGAAAACATATTAATTGGATTAAAACTAACCAATCGCCTAACACCGGAAAATGAGGAATATGCCTTAAGCCTGCTTGATCAAATGGGGCTTAAAGGCGTTGAATCACAATATCCAAAACAATTATCTGGTGGAATGCGTCAGCGGGTTGCTTTAGTTAGAACACTCGCTATGGAACCAAAACTGTTAATGCTCGATGAGCCCTTTTCCGCCTTGGATTACCAGACAAAGCTAAGGCTAGAAAACTTGGTATCTAAGACGCTATCCTCATTTGGCAAGACCGCTATCCTTGTTACACATGATATCGGCGAGGCAATCGTTATGAGTGACCGGATTTATTTATTATCTTCCCAACCAGGGAGTCTGTTTAAAATATTTGATGTCCCAGATGAACTCAAAAGTTTAACTCCCTTTAATACAAGAAATCATGAAACATACCCCGCCCTGTTCCAAACAATTTGGAAGGAGTTGGAATCCCTTGAAGCATCTACCCCAGTCAAACATCAACCTTCTACACCATAA
- a CDS encoding IS1182 family transposase translates to MISNQETLNLSPFMAIYEIVVPKSNMLRQINELVDFSFILEELKTKYCLDNGRNAISPIRMFKYLLLKSIFDLSDVDVVERSIYDMSFKYFLDMAPEDSVIDPSSLTKFRKLRLQDEDLLDLLIGKTVEIALEKEIIKSKTIIVDSTHTKARYNQKSPKEFLQEKAKNVRKAVYRIDESMKEKFPAKTTSVEVTDELDYCRRIITVVEKEPQIAKVPAVKEKLNVLKEIVEDYTEQLSYSNDPDARVGHKTEDSSFFGFKTHYAMANERIITAAVMTTGEKSDGKYLRDLTKKSQATGMKIDKIIGDTAYSEKDNIRFAKENELALVSKLHPHITHGRRTKEEEFEFNKDAGMYVCKAGHMANRRKYEGRKGQDKNPRIKYFFDIEKCKVCPFHDGCYKEGAKSKSYSVTIKSTEHADQEAFQNTEEFKELAKSRYKIEAKNSELKHRHGYDIASSAGLLGMKIQGATAIFAVNLKRILKLLNEKE, encoded by the coding sequence ATGATTTCCAATCAAGAAACACTTAATCTTAGCCCATTCATGGCAATCTACGAAATAGTTGTGCCAAAAAGTAATATGCTTCGCCAAATCAATGAACTAGTGGACTTTTCATTTATTCTCGAAGAATTAAAAACGAAATATTGTCTTGATAACGGTCGAAATGCCATTTCACCGATTCGCATGTTCAAATATTTATTACTAAAATCGATATTTGATCTATCTGATGTGGATGTAGTAGAACGTTCAATATATGATATGTCGTTTAAATATTTCCTGGATATGGCACCAGAAGATTCCGTGATTGATCCTAGTTCCTTAACGAAATTTCGTAAACTCCGTCTTCAAGATGAGGATTTATTAGATTTGCTCATTGGCAAAACAGTTGAGATTGCTCTGGAAAAAGAAATCATAAAAAGTAAAACCATTATCGTGGATTCCACACATACGAAAGCGCGTTATAACCAAAAATCTCCGAAGGAATTTTTACAAGAGAAAGCGAAAAATGTTCGAAAAGCCGTGTATCGAATTGATGAATCCATGAAGGAAAAATTCCCTGCGAAAACAACTTCTGTTGAAGTAACCGATGAATTAGATTATTGTCGTCGAATCATTACTGTTGTCGAAAAAGAACCACAAATCGCTAAGGTACCTGCGGTCAAAGAAAAATTAAATGTTCTAAAAGAGATCGTAGAAGATTATACAGAACAACTTAGCTATTCAAATGATCCAGACGCACGGGTCGGACACAAAACAGAGGACTCTTCTTTTTTTGGGTTCAAAACGCATTACGCGATGGCTAATGAACGGATTATTACAGCGGCAGTTATGACAACAGGTGAAAAAAGTGATGGAAAATATCTGCGGGATTTAACAAAAAAAAGCCAAGCAACTGGAATGAAAATTGACAAAATCATTGGAGATACAGCCTACTCTGAGAAAGATAATATTCGATTCGCGAAAGAAAATGAATTAGCACTTGTTTCCAAATTACATCCGCATATTACACATGGCAGACGCACAAAAGAAGAAGAGTTTGAATTTAATAAAGATGCAGGAATGTATGTATGTAAAGCAGGGCATATGGCTAATAGAAGGAAATATGAAGGACGAAAGGGACAAGATAAAAACCCTAGAATCAAGTACTTTTTTGATATTGAAAAATGTAAAGTGTGCCCTTTTCATGATGGCTGTTATAAAGAAGGAGCGAAAAGTAAATCTTATTCTGTGACAATCAAATCAACAGAACATGCCGATCAGGAGGCATTTCAAAACACAGAAGAATTTAAAGAGTTAGCGAAATCTCGCTATAAAATTGAAGCGAAAAATAGTGAGTTGAAACATAGACACGGGTATGATATTGCATCATCTGCGGGTCTATTAGGCATGAAGATTCAGGGAGCTACAGCGATATTCGCTGTCAACCTTAAACGAATACTAAAACTCCTCAATGAAAAAGAATAA